One Leptolyngbya ohadii IS1 genomic window carries:
- a CDS encoding glycosyltransferase family 4 protein gives MQKLAIITSHPIQYYAPWFRYLANQAALDLRVFYLWNFGIGQQSDPGFQQVIEWDIPLLEGYDFEFVPNLSDRPGTQHFWGLHNPTLLQQVRQYQPDGVLMMNYNYASLYHFLWHWHETPIVFRGDSHRLVGDRGVKPWLKQQWISQIFRRFAACLYVGKANYHYFQSHGIAAERLFFSPHAVENDRFIYQTAAAQAQAMQWKQELGIPANHAVILFAGKLIPKKRPIDLLQAFLQANLPQVSLLFVGNGELENELRTKAALHPHVYFAPFQNQSWMPRAYAIADLVVLPSYGSGETWGLAINEAMCLSKAVLVSSHVGCAADLVQPGRNGLVFPAGNVRALAEALQTAFDSADRLSTWGQESRRIISHYSYAQTTQGLLNAMQFTTNKECVKTQLPV, from the coding sequence GATTCAATATTACGCGCCCTGGTTTCGATATCTGGCAAATCAGGCAGCCCTGGATCTTCGCGTGTTTTACCTGTGGAATTTTGGGATTGGTCAGCAGTCTGATCCGGGCTTTCAGCAGGTCATCGAATGGGATATTCCGCTGCTGGAAGGCTACGACTTTGAATTTGTGCCCAATCTGAGCGATCGCCCCGGCACGCAGCACTTCTGGGGATTACACAATCCCACTTTGCTCCAGCAGGTGAGGCAATACCAGCCAGACGGAGTGCTGATGATGAACTACAACTATGCCAGCCTTTATCACTTCCTCTGGCACTGGCACGAAACCCCCATTGTATTTCGCGGCGATTCCCATCGATTGGTCGGCGATCGAGGAGTCAAACCCTGGCTAAAGCAGCAGTGGATTTCGCAGATCTTTCGTCGCTTCGCTGCCTGTCTCTATGTGGGCAAAGCCAACTATCACTACTTTCAATCCCACGGCATTGCCGCAGAGCGGCTTTTTTTCTCTCCCCATGCGGTGGAGAACGATCGCTTTATCTATCAAACTGCGGCAGCTCAGGCACAGGCAATGCAGTGGAAGCAGGAGTTAGGCATTCCCGCGAACCATGCCGTTATTCTGTTTGCCGGAAAGCTGATTCCCAAGAAACGCCCAATCGATCTGCTGCAAGCCTTTCTCCAGGCAAATCTGCCCCAGGTTTCGCTGCTGTTTGTCGGAAATGGCGAACTGGAAAACGAACTGCGGACGAAGGCAGCTCTCCATCCCCACGTCTACTTCGCCCCATTTCAAAATCAGAGCTGGATGCCGCGCGCCTATGCGATCGCCGACCTTGTTGTCCTGCCCAGCTACGGTTCTGGAGAAACCTGGGGACTGGCAATCAATGAAGCCATGTGTTTATCCAAAGCAGTGCTGGTTAGTTCCCATGTCGGATGTGCAGCAGATCTGGTGCAGCCCGGTCGAAACGGACTCGTCTTTCCGGCGGGCAACGTAAGAGCACTCGCAGAAGCCTTGCAGACTGCCTTTGACTCAGCCGATCGCCTTTCTACTTGGGGGCAGGAAAGTCGCCGGATCATCAGCCATTACAGCTATGCTCAGACAACGCAGGGGTTACTGAACGCCATGCAGTTCACCACAAATAAAGAGTGTGTGAAAACCCAGTTGCCTGTGTAG
- the cynS gene encoding cyanase, translated as MSDVEIPLLTQKLLAAKAAQGISFAELEQIVERDEVWIAAVFYRQASASAEEASKIVEALGLGGDVATELMAYPAKGLGPIVPTDPLIYRFYEIMQVYGMPMKEIIHEKFGDGIMSAIDFTLDIEKEEDPKGDRVKVTMNGKFLPYKKW; from the coding sequence ATGTCTGATGTCGAAATTCCTTTGCTGACTCAAAAACTGCTGGCGGCAAAAGCAGCACAGGGCATTAGCTTCGCCGAACTGGAGCAGATTGTCGAACGGGACGAAGTATGGATTGCGGCGGTTTTCTATAGACAGGCAAGCGCATCGGCGGAGGAAGCCAGCAAAATTGTCGAAGCGTTGGGGCTGGGCGGCGATGTAGCAACGGAACTGATGGCGTATCCTGCTAAGGGTCTGGGTCCGATCGTACCCACTGATCCGCTGATCTACCGCTTCTATGAAATCATGCAGGTCTATGGGATGCCGATGAAGGAAATCATTCACGAGAAGTTCGGGGATGGCATTATGAGCGCGATCGATTTTACCCTGGATATTGAAAAAGAGGAAGATCCGAAGGGCGATCGGGTGAAGGTGACGATGAACGGAAAGTTTCTGCCTTACAAGAAGTGGTAA